The DNA sequence TTGCTCCAATCCATGAAGGCCCTTCTAATCCAACATATATTCCTGTGATAATTCTTGAATACACATCAATAACAGCATATATAACAGGACGACCAATGACTTTATTTACATCAAACGAGCTTACTAAATAGATGTCTGCAATTGTAGCATCAATTTGAAAACGAGTACCTGGACCATTTGTTTCCGACTTTGAATCACTTAAAATAGGACGATGCTTTAGTTCATATTCTTTAGTACTTTTACGGAACTGAATATCTTTCTTTGGATCTTCTATTTTCTTAAACCAATAGTAAAACTGGTTGTAAGACGGAATTCGGTTAGCTTCCCATACCCTGTATTTCATTTCACCATTTTCTTTATACCGGTCTGAATAAAAATCACGCAATATGAAATGATAGACATCCTTTAACGAGTAGTTATTCGTCTTTCGGTAATATTTATTAATGGCATGCTCAAACTGTAGTTTCACTTCGTCTGTTATATTAATACCAATTTGATAATCGCCACTAATGTTCACTCTACGTGGACGACCTATTTTAGCTTCAGTCAAAGACTTTGTTTTACCCTTACCACCAGAGTTTGCATAATCGGGTAACATGGCATTTTTATTCATACCACGCTGCCAATATCGACTAAGAAGTTTTTTCACTTTAGTTGGTGTTACATTAAGCTCTTCAGCAATTTCTTTAATCTTGGATTCTCTTCCACGTTTCTGAATTAATTCATTCATGTGTAGTAAACAATTCTCTTGAATGGTATCCCAATCTTCTTCACGTTTTAGAATCTGTACAGCTGTTAGATCATTGTCCGCTATAACACGTCCAAATGGATCTGCTATTACTAACAATTCATTCTGTTCAATTTCCGTAACTAATGTTGTGTATAGTTCTTTCTTAGGCATAGACGTATGAGCATCTATATCAACAATAAACACATACGATTCCTCTATTTCAATTACACGAATTCGCTTGGAACCTTTCACATATTGAAGTACCTGATTAATAAAAATCATCCGTATTTCACCTTCTTCACCTTGCTCTCATCAACCGATATAATACTAATTGGTTGCTCTAAATCTATCGGTTTAAACATATTTATAATGACTATTTTTTGAGCTAACAAATGATAAAATAATGTAACCCCACTACCAATAGGTAAATGCGTGTCTTTATCAAATTCATTTGTGATGTTACGGATGCTATCATTAGTGCCTAAAAGCCTCTGCACTAAAGACATAGATAAGTCTTCAATATACTGGGCATTCATTTCACAAAATACATCATAATCTCTAATGTCGTAGTAGTCGTGGATATTACTGATGTTTCTAGCCATTGTTTTATTTATTTCTTCTTCTGTTACAATGCCCCAATCAATTTCTTTTCGATGCCAATACTCACGTTCAATCTCAAACTTTTCAAGTATACGCTCTTTTAATAATTCATCCTTCATTTTAATTGTATGAGCTACTTCAATTACACCTTGTCCATTATTAATCGTTAATAAAAAATCCGTTGTCATCACAATCAGTTCTCCCGTTTTTGGATCAGTAGGATGTTTAATACCTAACTCATTTGCAATGACACTGGTTTCTTCCAATGGTAGTAAAGGAAATTGCTCACGAATATCAATAACAAAATCGGAAAATTCAGTTATATAAAAATAGTTTCGTTCTAAATCTGATAAAAACTCGTGCTGCCTCTTTGTCTTTATTCCTTTCAAGCGAGTAGATCTACCTAACGAAGATACATCTTGAATTTTTAACCATGGTTTATATTCTGAACCAATACCTGATCCACGGCCTTCTTTTATCCATTTCTCAATTTTAGATGTTCTTTTTCTTTTTGACATAAAAACACCCCTTTAGACAATTATATCCAAAGGGGTAAAACGGTACAACTTTATTATAAACGGTACGACTTTATTTAAAACGATACATCTTTTTTATAAACGGTACGACTTTATTTCAAATCTACAGATACAAAAGCCTAATTCCTCCTTCTTTTAGCAAGGAATTAGGCTTTTGATCTTTAACAATTGTGGCTT is a window from the Evansella cellulosilytica DSM 2522 genome containing:
- a CDS encoding heteromeric transposase endonuclease subunit TnsA; this encodes MSKRKRTSKIEKWIKEGRGSGIGSEYKPWLKIQDVSSLGRSTRLKGIKTKRQHEFLSDLERNYFYITEFSDFVIDIREQFPLLPLEETSVIANELGIKHPTDPKTGELIVMTTDFLLTINNGQGVIEVAHTIKMKDELLKERILEKFEIEREYWHRKEIDWGIVTEEEINKTMARNISNIHDYYDIRDYDVFCEMNAQYIEDLSMSLVQRLLGTNDSIRNITNEFDKDTHLPIGSGVTLFYHLLAQKIVIINMFKPIDLEQPISIISVDESKVKKVKYG